A region from the Triticum urartu cultivar G1812 chromosome 1, Tu2.1, whole genome shotgun sequence genome encodes:
- the LOC125535917 gene encoding uncharacterized protein LOC125535917 gives MSSQRMGRHQRRASQSVFALPENFAALDDVPPSDEHRKADGGGATEQQQQGAGRHRRAMSMAVASSRDLEMIKEDVGGYSNYKIGA, from the coding sequence ATGTCGTCGCAGCGGATGGGGCGTCACCAGCGCCGGGCGTCTCAGAGCGTGTTCGCGCTGCCGGAGAACTTCGCGGCCCTCGACGACGTGCCGCCGTCCGACGAGCACCGGaaggcggacggcggcggcgcgaccgagcagcagcagcagggggCGGGGCGCCACCGGCGGGCCATGTCCATGGCCGTCGCCTCCTCCAGGGACCTCGAGATGATCAAGGAGGACGTCGGCGGCTACAGCAACTACAAGATTGGCGCCTAG